One Ananas comosus cultivar F153 unplaced genomic scaffold, ASM154086v1, whole genome shotgun sequence DNA window includes the following coding sequences:
- the LOC109706322 gene encoding uncharacterized protein LOC109706322, translating to MRTFFISQDLWDLVEHGYAEIESSKGADKTADQKELHKKDAKALLVLQQAVQDNIFPRIANATKSNEAWTILKQEYQGNDRVRTVRLQTLQKEFENLYMKNAEGMQEYFSRIAIIINQMRSLGDDISEKKVVEKVLRSLPPKFDHIVAAIEESKDLSNYSFNELMGSLLAHEQRLNRSIEKSAESAFESRVENSKSKGDQKYAGRGRGRGGFRGRGRGRSYGRERSDTNYRQDDNEKSNQSQGYKSKQCHFCKKYGQIEWM from the exons ATGCGAACTTTTTTCATTTCACAAGATCTCTGGGATCTAGTTGAGCATGGTTATGCAGAAATAGAAAGTTCAAAAGGTGCAGATAAGACAGCAGATCAAAAGGAGCTTCACAAAAAGGATGCCAAGGCATTGCTTGTGTTGCAGCAGGCAGTGCAGGACAACATTTTTCCTCGAATTGCAAATGCCACCAAATCAAATGAAGCTTGGACTATTTTAAAGCAAGAATACCAAGGAAATGATCGTGTTCGAACAGTGAGGCTACAAACTCTCCAAAAGGAATTTGAAAATCTCTACATGAAAAATGCCGAAGGTATGCAAGAATACTTTTCTCgaattgctattattattaatcAGATGAGAAGTCTTGGTGATGATATTTCTGAGAAGAAGGTTGTTGAAAAAGTTTTGAGAAGTCTTCCTcctaaatttgatcatattgtCGCTGCTATAGAGGAATCAAAAGATTTGTCAAATTATTCATTTAATGAATTAATGGGTTCTCTTTTAGCTCATGAACAACGACTAAACAGATCTATCGAGAAAAGTGCAGAAAGTGCATTTGAATCAAGGGTTGAAAATTCGAAGTCAAAAGGTGACCAAAAGTATGCAGGAAGAGGCCGTGGAAGAGGTGGTTTTCGCGGTCGTGGAAGAGGCCGAAGCTATGGTAGAGAAAGATCTGACACAAATTACCGACAAGATGATAATGAGAAAAGCAACCAAAGCCAAGGTTATAAGAGTAAGCAATGCCATTTCTGCAAGAAATATGGTCAAATAGAA TGGATGTAG